In the genome of Variibacter gotjawalensis, one region contains:
- the lysA gene encoding diaminopimelate decarboxylase: MHHFAYRNGVLHAEGVSLTTIAEQVGTPFYCYSTATLERHYHVFAGAFADVDALVCYAMKANSNQAVLRTLARLGAGADVVSGGELKRALAAGIPPERIMFSGVGKTAQELAMAVDAGIFCINVESEPELQQLSQIASSKGRTVQVSLRVNPDVDAKTHAKIATGKSENKFGIPISVARDVYARAAKLPGLKISGVDMHIGSQITDLQPFDDAFALLSDFVRTLRGDGHAISHVDLGGGLGIPYRDSNEPPPLPDAYASVVKKATRDLGCKLVFEPGRLLVGNAGILVTSVIFVKHGEARNFVIVDAAMNDLIRPTLYEAYHEVMPVDEPKGDAPRIRADVVGPVCETGDYLALGRDMAEPRPGQLLAVMSAGAYGAVQAGTYNTRALVPEILVNGDDWAVVRPRLETDELIALDRIPGWLT, from the coding sequence ATGCATCACTTCGCGTATCGCAACGGCGTGCTGCACGCCGAAGGCGTCAGTCTGACGACGATCGCCGAACAAGTCGGCACGCCCTTCTATTGTTACTCGACTGCGACGCTGGAGCGGCACTACCACGTATTCGCGGGCGCTTTCGCTGATGTCGACGCGCTCGTTTGTTACGCGATGAAGGCGAATTCCAACCAAGCCGTGCTGCGTACGCTGGCGCGGCTGGGTGCCGGCGCAGATGTGGTTTCGGGCGGCGAACTCAAACGTGCCCTTGCAGCGGGTATTCCGCCCGAGCGCATTATGTTCTCGGGCGTCGGCAAGACCGCGCAAGAACTCGCGATGGCGGTCGACGCGGGCATCTTCTGCATCAACGTCGAGTCCGAGCCTGAGCTGCAGCAACTTTCGCAAATCGCATCTTCTAAAGGTCGGACCGTGCAGGTTTCGCTGCGCGTCAATCCGGATGTCGATGCAAAGACGCATGCGAAGATTGCGACCGGAAAATCCGAGAACAAATTCGGCATCCCGATCAGCGTCGCGCGCGACGTCTATGCGCGTGCCGCGAAATTGCCGGGCCTCAAGATCTCCGGCGTCGACATGCATATCGGCAGCCAGATCACGGACCTGCAGCCGTTCGACGATGCGTTCGCGCTGCTATCGGATTTCGTGCGCACGCTGCGCGGCGACGGACACGCGATCAGCCATGTCGATCTCGGCGGCGGGCTCGGCATTCCGTATCGCGATTCGAACGAGCCGCCCCCTCTGCCGGACGCCTACGCTTCGGTGGTGAAGAAGGCGACGCGCGATCTTGGCTGCAAGCTTGTGTTCGAGCCCGGCCGCTTGCTGGTCGGCAACGCCGGTATCCTCGTGACGAGCGTGATCTTCGTGAAGCACGGCGAGGCGCGGAACTTCGTCATCGTCGATGCGGCAATGAACGACCTCATCCGCCCGACGCTTTACGAGGCCTATCACGAGGTCATGCCGGTCGACGAGCCGAAGGGCGATGCGCCACGCATCCGTGCCGACGTGGTCGGGCCGGTGTGCGAAACCGGGGATTATCTGGCGCTCGGAAGGGATATGGCGGAACCGCGACCCGGCCAACTTCTCGCCGTGATGTCGGCCGGCGCGTACGGCGCCGTGCAGGCCGGAACGTACAATACCCGCGCATTAGTGCCGGAAATACTGGTGAATGGCGACGACTGGGCGGTGGTACGCCCACGCCTCGAAACCGACGAACTCATTGCGTTAGATCGCATTCCTGGCTGGTTGACCTAA
- the lptM gene encoding LPS translocon maturation chaperone LptM → MSYRFARLIAVVALPLLVAACGVKGPLESPLQAQLDEEKRATAEPLPQASQPVYGSRAPGAVGAKVGRDLPKNQSTTGAGTQSGAVINAPAARQSSPLDFLIN, encoded by the coding sequence ATGTCGTATCGCTTTGCCCGTCTGATCGCCGTCGTTGCCTTGCCGTTGCTGGTGGCAGCCTGCGGCGTTAAAGGACCGCTCGAGTCGCCGCTGCAGGCGCAGCTCGACGAGGAAAAGCGAGCGACCGCCGAACCGCTGCCGCAGGCAAGCCAGCCGGTTTACGGCTCGCGCGCGCCGGGCGCTGTAGGCGCAAAAGTCGGCCGCGATCTGCCGAAGAATCAGTCGACGACGGGCGCCGGCACGCAATCGGGCGCCGTCATCAATGCACCGGCCGCCCGCCAGTCGAGCCCGCTCGATTTCCTGATCAACTGA